A region of the Nocardia nova SH22a genome:
CCGTGCGCGTCGACCGCGAAACGCTCACCCTCGGCTACGCCGGTGTGTACTCATCGTTCCTGCGCCATGCGGAGACAGCGGCCCAACGGTATGGACTGGACGCGCGCACCATCCTGCTCGAGGTCGGCCGCCGCGGACTGGTCGGCGGACAAGAAGACCTCATCGTCGACATCGCGCTGGACCTGCTCGCCGATTCCGCCGCCCAGACCGTCTGAACAACTGCCGTTTTCGGTCAACAGCGTCTCTCCACCGGCGGTCGACGCGTTCAGCAAACGGCGGTGGGCCGCCCCCGAGAAGTGATCGGGGTCGGTACCGAACCGCGTTTGCGCGCCGGCCGGCACACCGAGGATCGCCGTCCCGGTGCAATCGATGAACATGGGTGCGCAGTACCGGCTTTCGCGTCCGCTGCGGGCATCGACCACCGGCCCTGTTGTCGAGTCCGATGGCGTCGTAGCGCGATATCTCGAATTCGGTGGCGAACGCGGGCACGGTAGTCGGAAACTCTTGTCCGCCATCGGATTAGGTGTAGGCGCACCAGCCTCCTCCGGTGTCGATCTGGGCGACGATGCGGTGTGCACTGCGGTCGAGAATGCGCCGGATCCGCAGGATCGCGGTGGTGGCGGAGCCGGATGTGACGTTCATACGGTGGCCTCGCCGGGCATGACCAAGTGGTCGTGCAGGAACTTCGCCGACAACGCCGACCAGTGCTCGGCATGGCCCATGGCGCAGTGGTCGTCGTCGGCGTAGAGCACCAGTTGCGCGTCCGGGGCGCCGACGGCGATGTCGATCGAGTCCTGGGTCTCGGCGAGGGTGTCACGAGCGCCGTTGATCACCAGCAGCGGGATGTCGATGTGGCGATAGTGTTGGGTCAGTGAGAATTCCGCCATCTTGCGGGTCAGATCGGCGGTCCCGCCGGCTCCGAGGGTCGATACCAGCGTGGGGACCATGATCTCGGGCATCCCGATCGCGTTGCCTGGTCCGAAGCTGCGGTCCGCGAGCGGGCCGTTGGAGACTGCCACCGTGATCCGGGGATCGACGGCGGCCATGCGGGTCGACCAGTAGGCGCCGAAGCTGAAGCCCAGCATGCCGATCCGAGCGGAATCGATGCGCGGGTCGGCGCACAGATGGTCGATGACGGCGGAGTAGACGGCCTCGGCGGCAGTGGTCAGCGGCTCGGTATAGGAATAGGTGCCGGGCATTTCCATCACGAACATCCCCATTCCGGTGCCGCGCTGGGCCAGCAGCGGCAGCAGCACTTCGGCGATCGTGCCTTCCAGACCATTGGTGACCAAGGTGGTCGGTCGCGGCACCGCCCCCGCCGGGAGCATCAGCATCCCGCGAACGGTCTGCGTGCCGACCGGAATTCGCACTACCTCGATAGTCACCCCCATCGTGTGGCCCAGGGAGAGCAGCAGCACCTCGCACAGCCGGTGAGAACGCTCGTAGGCGGTCAGCCTGGCCGGACCCCATCCCGGCCAGGCGGCGACGAACTCGTACACCAATGCCTTGATCAGCCCGTCGAGCGCGAGCGCGGCATCAGCGGCGTCGGGATGTTCGGCGCAGAACCGTTCCACCGCATCCGGATCGGCGACCGCCCCGCGGTCGGCGAGGATCGTCACCGCGGGCGCGAGCAGCGTGCCCAGCGCATGCAGATCGGGCGCCGCGCCCGGAGCGAGGATCCGGTCGGTCGACGGACCGCTCAAGCGCAGCAGCGCCGCGTCGGCCCGCTCGAGGTGACGGCGGGCGAAACCTTCCCAGTAACCCGCCCAGCGCCTGTCGTCGAAAGACCGGCAGCCCTGCAGTTGTCGCTGGAATTCTGCGGTGTCGATCCCCCCGAGGTGGGTGAACCTGTCGGCGAACAGCCGGGGCAGGAACCCGGCCACACCGGCCCGCCGGGCCGCATATTCGGTGGTGTGGGTCATCGCGAGGGCGCTGACGAA
Encoded here:
- a CDS encoding alpha/beta hydrolase family protein; its protein translation is MDGLLDPRGTASGPTLRHDFLGFWHTSDIKAELLAFAHALCLRCLKQKYLLFRRSKGATTMSLLEIGRRAFVSALAMTHTTEYAARRAGVAGFLPRLFADRFTHLGGIDTAEFQRQLQGCRSFDDRRWAGYWEGFARRHLERADAALLRLSGPSTDRILAPGAAPDLHALGTLLAPAVTILADRGAVADPDAVERFCAEHPDAADAALALDGLIKALVYEFVAAWPGWGPARLTAYERSHRLCEVLLLSLGHTMGVTIEVVRIPVGTQTVRGMLMLPAGAVPRPTTLVTNGLEGTIAEVLLPLLAQRGTGMGMFVMEMPGTYSYTEPLTTAAEAVYSAVIDHLCADPRIDSARIGMLGFSFGAYWSTRMAAVDPRITVAVSNGPLADRSFGPGNAIGMPEIMVPTLVSTLGAGGTADLTRKMAEFSLTQHYRHIDIPLLVINGARDTLAETQDSIDIAVGAPDAQLVLYADDDHCAMGHAEHWSALSAKFLHDHLVMPGEATV